Proteins encoded within one genomic window of Polypterus senegalus isolate Bchr_013 chromosome 6, ASM1683550v1, whole genome shotgun sequence:
- the LOC120531651 gene encoding serine/arginine-rich splicing factor 1 isoform X2 — translation MSGGGVIRGPAGNNDCRIYVGNLPPDIRTKDIEDVFYKYGAIRDIDLKNRRGGPPFAFVEFEDPRDAEDAVYGRDGYDYDGYRLRVEFPRSGRGTGRGGGGGGGGAPRGRYGPPSRRSEYRVIVSGLPPSGSWQDLKDHMREAGDVCYADVFRDGTGVVEFVRKEDMTYAVRKLDNTKFRSHEVWIEGAHWIPILGAGSLDHFIIRIG, via the exons ATGTCTGGCGGTGGAGTTATTCGAGGCCCAGCTGGCAATAATGATTGTCGCATCTACGTGGGGAACCTTCCTCCAGATATTCGCACCAAGGACATCGAAGACGTTTTTTACAAGTATGGTGCTATCCGCGACATCGATTTGAAGAACAGGCGAGGGGGCCCGCCTTTCGCATTCGTTGAGTTTGAAGATCCCAg GGATGCGGAGGATGCAGTGTATGGACGCGACGGGTATGACTATGATGGCTACAGACTACGAGTTGAATTTCCCAGAAGTGGAAGGGGTACTGGCCGAGGAGGCGGTGGTGGCGGTGGGGGAGCCCCACGTGGAAGATATGGTCCCCCATCTAGGCGCTCGGAGTACCGAGTCATAGTTTCAG GGCTTCCTCCCAGTGGTAGTTGGCAGGATCTCAAGGATCACATGCGTGAAGCAGGTGATGTATGTTATGCAGACGTTTTCCGAGATGGGACTGGTGTGGTGGAGTTTGTTCGCAAAGAAGATATGACCTATGCAGTGCGAAAGCTGGATAACACTAAATTCCGATCTCACGAG GTTTGGATTGAAGGGGCTCACTGGATCCCAATCCTTGGAGCCGGATCATTGGATCATTTCATAATCAGGATAGGATAG
- the LOC120531651 gene encoding serine/arginine-rich splicing factor 1 isoform X3 produces the protein MSGGGVIRGPAGNNDCRIYVGNLPPDIRTKDIEDVFYKYGAIRDIDLKNRRGGPPFAFVEFEDPRDAEDAVYGRDGYDYDGYRLRVEFPRSGRGTGRGGGGGGGGAPRGRYGPPSRRSEYRVIVSGLPPSGSWQDLKDHMREAGDVCYADVFRDGTGVVEFVRKEDMTYAVRKLDNTKFRSHETYLKKD, from the exons ATGTCTGGCGGTGGAGTTATTCGAGGCCCAGCTGGCAATAATGATTGTCGCATCTACGTGGGGAACCTTCCTCCAGATATTCGCACCAAGGACATCGAAGACGTTTTTTACAAGTATGGTGCTATCCGCGACATCGATTTGAAGAACAGGCGAGGGGGCCCGCCTTTCGCATTCGTTGAGTTTGAAGATCCCAg GGATGCGGAGGATGCAGTGTATGGACGCGACGGGTATGACTATGATGGCTACAGACTACGAGTTGAATTTCCCAGAAGTGGAAGGGGTACTGGCCGAGGAGGCGGTGGTGGCGGTGGGGGAGCCCCACGTGGAAGATATGGTCCCCCATCTAGGCGCTCGGAGTACCGAGTCATAGTTTCAG GGCTTCCTCCCAGTGGTAGTTGGCAGGATCTCAAGGATCACATGCGTGAAGCAGGTGATGTATGTTATGCAGACGTTTTCCGAGATGGGACTGGTGTGGTGGAGTTTGTTCGCAAAGAAGATATGACCTATGCAGTGCGAAAGCTGGATAACACTAAATTCCGATCTCACGAG ACATATCTGAAGAAGGATTAA
- the LOC120531651 gene encoding serine/arginine-rich splicing factor 1 isoform X1, translated as MSGGGVIRGPAGNNDCRIYVGNLPPDIRTKDIEDVFYKYGAIRDIDLKNRRGGPPFAFVEFEDPRDAEDAVYGRDGYDYDGYRLRVEFPRSGRGTGRGGGGGGGGAPRGRYGPPSRRSEYRVIVSGLPPSGSWQDLKDHMREAGDVCYADVFRDGTGVVEFVRKEDMTYAVRKLDNTKFRSHEGETAYIRVKVDGPRSPSYGRSRSRSRSRSRSRSRSNSRSRSYSPRRSRGSPRYSPRHSRSRSRT; from the exons ATGTCTGGCGGTGGAGTTATTCGAGGCCCAGCTGGCAATAATGATTGTCGCATCTACGTGGGGAACCTTCCTCCAGATATTCGCACCAAGGACATCGAAGACGTTTTTTACAAGTATGGTGCTATCCGCGACATCGATTTGAAGAACAGGCGAGGGGGCCCGCCTTTCGCATTCGTTGAGTTTGAAGATCCCAg GGATGCGGAGGATGCAGTGTATGGACGCGACGGGTATGACTATGATGGCTACAGACTACGAGTTGAATTTCCCAGAAGTGGAAGGGGTACTGGCCGAGGAGGCGGTGGTGGCGGTGGGGGAGCCCCACGTGGAAGATATGGTCCCCCATCTAGGCGCTCGGAGTACCGAGTCATAGTTTCAG GGCTTCCTCCCAGTGGTAGTTGGCAGGATCTCAAGGATCACATGCGTGAAGCAGGTGATGTATGTTATGCAGACGTTTTCCGAGATGGGACTGGTGTGGTGGAGTTTGTTCGCAAAGAAGATATGACCTATGCAGTGCGAAAGCTGGATAACACTAAATTCCGATCTCACGAG GGGGAGACTGCCTACATCCGTGTGAAAGTTGATGGCCCCCGGAGCCCCAGCTATGGAAGATCTCGTTCACGAAGCCGAAGCCGCAGCAGGAGTCGCAGCAGAAGCAACAGTCGCAGTCGCAGCTATTCTCCTCGACGTAGCAGAGGATCGCCACGTTACTCTCCCCGTCACAGCCGATCCCGTTCTCGTACTTAG